One Dermochelys coriacea isolate rDerCor1 chromosome 21, rDerCor1.pri.v4, whole genome shotgun sequence genomic window carries:
- the MAPK13 gene encoding mitogen-activated protein kinase 13 isoform X2 has translation MLLKHMQHENVIGLLDVFTSATSFNGFQDFYLVMPYMRTDLQKIMGHEFSDEKIQYLVYQMLKGLKYIHSAGIIHRDLKPGNLAVNEDCELKILDFGLARHTDAEMTGYVVTRWYRAPEVILNWMHYNQTVDIWSVGCIMAEMLTGKTLFKGKDYLDQLTQILKVTGLPGEEFVQKLEDKAAKKYIQSLPKIPKMDLSQLFSKANPLAVELLDQMLQLDVGKRLTATGALAHAYFDQLRDAEEETEAQQPYNDSLEHEQLSTDEWRRHTYNEIQSFSPIARKDSKRRSGMSL, from the exons ATGCTGCTAAAGCACATGCAACATGAGAAC GTTATTGGGTTGCTTGATGTCTTCACCTCAGCCACCTCCTTCAATGGATTCCAGGACTT CTACCTGGTGATGCCGTACATGCGGACAGATTTACAAAAGATCATGGGACATGAGTTCAGTGATGAAAAGATCCAGTACCTGGTCTACCAAATGCTGAAAGGTTTGAAG TACATTCATTCTGCTGGAATCATTCACCGG GACCTGAAGCCAGGCAATCTGGCCGTCAATGAAGACTGCGAACTAAAG ATCTTGGACTTTGGCTTGGCGagacacacagatgctgagatgaCTGGCTATGTTGTGACGCGTTGGTACAGAGCACCAGAAGTCATTCTGAACTGGATGCATTACAACCAGACGG TGGACATCTGGTCTGTTGGTTGTATCATGGCAGAAATGCTGACTGGGAAAACCCTGTTTAAAGGTAAAGATT ATCTAGATCAGCTGACCCAGATCTTGAAAGTAACCGGACTCCCAGGAGAGGAGTTCGTGCAGAAATTGGAGGACAAAGCG gctAAGAAGTATATCCAGTCCCTTCCCAAGATTCCCAAAATGGATTTATCCCAGCTTTTCTCCAAAGCCAATCCTCTGG CGGTGGAGCTGCTCGACCAGATGCTGCAGCTGGATGTGGGAAAGCGTCTCACAGCCACAGGAGCTCTGGCCCATGCATATTTTGACCAACTCCGAGATGCTGAGGAGGAGACAGAGGCGCAGCAGCCCTACAACGACTCCTTGGAGCACGAGCAGCTTTCCACAGATGAGTGGAGAA